The following proteins are encoded in a genomic region of Glycine max cultivar Williams 82 chromosome 18, Glycine_max_v4.0, whole genome shotgun sequence:
- the LOC102661329 gene encoding uncharacterized protein — protein sequence MDRYWITAPRISEAYQHGVEEFLSFAEIHSATTDGNFFCPCVKCVNGRRHSLDDIRSHLICDGFSPTYTKWIWHGELVGHTATCPPHPVDLQSGDLMEDMIRDLGQEGFRECHADIYDALQTDAHTPLYVGCKSFTRLSAVLALVNLKARFGWSDKSFTELVLLLKNMFPEHNSLPKSHYEAKKILCPVGLEYQRIHACPNDCLLYRNEFLDMRFCPTCGLSRYKANDGEGTEGSATASSRPAKVCWYLPIIPRLKRLFASVQDSKYLRWHIDERRMDGMIRHPADCTQWKTFDSLYPSFAQEPRNLRLALASDGMNPFGNLTTNHSSWPVLLMIYNFPPWLSMKRKYMLLSMMIAGPKQPGNDIDVYLAPLIEDLTKLWVDGVEVYDANAKQSFNLRAMLFCTINDFPAYGNLSGYSVKGHHACPICEKNTCYIQLTHGKKTVYTRHRRFLSRNHPYRRLKKAFNGDNEVEIAPEPLSAHDVYQRVRDIETTFGKTQKKDMSAKNIWKKRSIFFDLPYWCNLDVRHCLDVMHVEKNVCDSLIGTLLNIKGKTKDGVKSRQDLVELGIREQLHPVLRGARTYLPPACYTMSTAEKKSFCQCLANVKVPQGYSSNMKRLMSIKELKLIGLKSHDCHVLMQQLLPVAIRGILPEKVRNTITRLCFFFNAICSKVIDPSQLDILENEAAIIVCELEMLCGPVYLRWMYPVERFMKVLKGYTKNQYRPEASIVERYVAEEAIEFSSNYITNAQPVGVPQNRHQPSSQGRGTRGFDVVTMNLQRLSQAHLYVLNNTAEVMSYLHSHKNQLSSKNPRMNKMRLLQEHNRTFVNWFRQCIFSDATASETLRLLAFGPNLNVPTWQGYDINGYAFYTKSQDERSTMQNSGVSVEGEAAHFSSVSDNNPINASMPYYGVIEEIWELDYGQFRVPVFSCRWVHANTGVRKDKMGFTLVDLKKGGYNDEPFIMVVQARQVFYVEDPSDPTWSVVIQGRKFDMIDYSHYAPFDVTDMPPVNDQIPVIEATDEDDVEHAMRHDHHEGLWENNDT from the exons ATGGACCGATATTGGATTACAGCACCTCGCATAAGCGAAGCTTATCAACATGGAGTTGAAGAGTTTTTGTCATTTGCCGAAATACATTCAGCAACCACAGATGGCAACTTTTTCTGCCCTTGTGTTAAATGTGTCAACGGGAGGCGTCATTCGTTGGATGACATTAGATCGCATCTGATATGTGATGGCTTTAGCCCGACGTACACaaagtggatatggcatggtgagttGGTTGGTCATACAGCAACATGTCCACCTCATCCGGTTGATCTACAAAGCGGAGATCTCATGGAAGACATGATACGTGATCTTGGGCAAGAGGGCTTTCGGGAATGTCATGCAGATATTTACGATGCTCTTCAAACAGATGCGCATACGCCATTGTATGTTGGATGCAAAAGCTTTACTAGGTTATCAGCTGTGCTAGCTTTGGTTAACCTAAAGGCTAGATtcgggtggagtgacaaaagcttcacaGAGTTGGTtttgttattgaaaaatatgtttcctGAACATAACAGCTTACCGAAGAGTCACTACGAGGCGAAAAAGATATTATGTCCCGTAGGCTTGGAGTACCAAAGAATCCATGCATGTCCGAATGATTGCCTTCTCTACAGAAATGAGTTTCTGGATATGCGATTCTGCCCCACTTGCGGACTTTCACGGTACAAGGCCAACGATGGGGAAGGTACTGAAGGTTCAGCCACCGCTAGTAGTCGTCCAGCAAAGGTTTGTTGGTATTTGCCAATAATACCTAGGTTGAAGCGGTTGTTTGCGAGTGTACAGGATTCTAAATACTTAAGGTGGCATATAGATGAAAGAAGAATGGATGGTATGATCAGGCACCCCGCTGATTGTACACAATGGAAGACATTTGACTCCTTGTATCCATCTTTTGCACAAGAGCCTAGAAACCTAAGGCTTGCGCTTGCCTCAGATGGAATGAATCCCTTTGGTAACTTGACCACCAATCATAGTTCATGGCCGGTATTATTAATGATTTACAACTTTCCTCCATGGTTGTCCATGAAGCGCAAATATATGTTGCTCTCTATGATGATAGCTGGTCCAAAACAACCCGGAAATGATATTGACGTGTACTTGGCTCCTTTGATAGAAGACTTGACCAAACTGTGGGTTGATGGGGTTGAAGTGTATGATGCAAATGCTAAACAGTCATTCAACTTGCGTGCAATGCTCTTCTGTACGATTAACGATTTTCCCGCTTATGGTAATTTGAGCGGATACAGTGTCAAAGGACACCATGCATGTcctatttgtgaaaaaaatacttgttaCATCCAACTAACCCATGGGAAGAAGACAGTGTATACAAGGCACAGAAGATTTTTAAGCCGAAATCACCCATATCGGCGTTTGAAGAAGGCGTTTAATGGAGATAATGAGGTTGAAATAGCGCCTGAACCATTATCTGCTCATGATGTTTACCAAAGGGTCAGAGACATAGAAACTACCTTTGGTAAGACACAAAAAAAGGATATGTCTGCGAAGAACATTTGGAAAAAAAGGTCAATATTCTTCGATCTCCCATATTGGTGCAATCTGGATGTTCGGCATTGTTTGGacgttatgcatgtggagaagaATGTGTGTGATAGTTTGATTGGCACCCTCCTTAACATTAAGGGGAAGACAAAGGATGGTGTAAAATCTCGACAGGATTTGGTTGAGTTGGGTATACGGGAGCAACTACATCCAGTTTTACGAGGTGCTAGGACATATTTGCCCCCAGCATGTTACACAATGTCCACAGctgagaaaaaaagtttttgtcaATGTCTAGCAAATGTCAAAGTTCctcaaggatactcttcaaatatgaAGAGGCTTATGTCAATTAAGGAATTGAAATTGATTGGCCTGAAATCCCATGATTGCCACGTACTAATGCAACAACTTTTACCAGTGGCCATTCGTGGAATCTTGCCTGAAAAAGTTCGTAATACCATCACTcgcttgtgttttttctttaatgctaTATGCAGCAAGGTTATTGACCCATCGCAGTTGGATATTTTGGAGAATGAAGCTGCCATTATTGTCTGTgaattggagat GTTGTGTGGGCCGGTTTATTTACGATGGATGTATCCGGTTGAAAGGTTCATGAAGGTGCTGAAAGGATACACAAAGAACCAATATCGTCCAGAAGCAAGCATAGTTGAAAGATATGTTGCTGAAGAAGCAATAGAGTTTTCATCAAATTATATAACTAACGCACAACCAGTCGGTGTTCCTCAAAATCGGCATCAACCCTCGAGTCAAGGTAGGGGAACTCGAGGATTTGATGTTGTCACCATGAATTTGCAAAGGCTGTCCCAAGCGCATTTATATGTGTTAAACAACACAGCAGAGGTGATGTCGTACTTACATTCTCACAAAAACCAATTGTCATCTAAAAACCCAAGAATGAACAAGATGAGGTTGTTGCAGGAACATAATAGAACTTTTGTCAACTGGTTCAGGCAGTGCATTTTTTCCGATGCCACAGCTTCCGAAACCCTCCGACTATTAGCCTTTGGCCCAAATCTGAATGTGCCCACCTGGCAGGGATATGATATCAATGGCTATGCTTTCTACACAAAGTCACAGGATGAAAGAAGTACCATGCAGAACAGCGGGGTTAGTGTTGAGGGTGAGGCAGCTCACTTTAGTAGTGTTTCTGATAACAATCCCATTAACGCGTCAATGCCGTACTACGGAGTCATTGAAGAGATATGGGAGCTGGATTACGGTCAATTTAGAGTTCCTGTGTTTAGTTGTCGATGGGTTCATGCGAATACAGGGGTCCGCAAAGACAAAATGGGCTTTACCTTAGTTGACCTAAAAAAAGGTGGTTACAATGATGAGCCATTTATAATGGTAGTGCAGGCCAGGCAAGTTTTTTATGTTGAAGATCCGTCTGACCCTACTTGGTCCGTGGTTATACAAGGCAGAAAATTTGATATGATCGACTATAGTCATTATGCACCCTTTGATGTGACTGATATGCCACCTGTCAATGACCAAATACCTGTGATTGAGGCCACCGACGAAGATGATGTTGAACATGCAATGAGACATGACCATCATGAAGGGCTATGGGAAAATAACGACACCTAA